Proteins co-encoded in one Candidatus Rokuibacteriota bacterium genomic window:
- a CDS encoding glutamine--tRNA ligase/YqeY domain fusion protein, which yields MSPSEPVPSFIRKAIADDLASSRFGGRVVTRFPPEPNGYLHIGHAKSICLNFGLAAEHPGGRCHLRFDDTNPTKETAEYVESIMADVRWLGFDWGPHLYHASDYFDRLYAWAVQLIKAGRAYVDDLSAEEIRQYRGTLTRPGTESPYRTRSVEENLDLFARMRAGEFPDGSRVLRARIDMASPNLNLRDPTMYRIRKVTHQRTGDRWCIYPMYDYAHGESDSIEEITHSICTMEYEDHRPLYDWFLDALGIYHPQQIEFARLNLSHTVLSKRKLLELVEGGHVSGWDDPRMPTIAGLRRRGYTPEAIREFCERIGVAKKEALVDVAHLEHCLREDLNRRAPRAMAVLRPLRVVIENYPEGQVEMMEAVNNPEDAAMGTRQVPFSRVVYIEQDDFREEPPRKYHRLAPGAEVRLRYAYLVRCTGVVKDERTGQVVELRCSYDPATRGGDAPDGRKVRGTIHWVSAAHAVEAEVRLYDHLFLVPRPGGDDEGGDWKADLNPHSLERLTGCRLEPGLGDAAPGSRYQFERSGYFCVDTKESVPGRPVWNRTVSLRDSWAKLEKGDKA from the coding sequence CCGGTTCGGCGGCCGTGTGGTCACGCGCTTCCCGCCCGAGCCCAACGGGTACCTCCACATCGGGCATGCCAAGAGCATCTGCCTCAACTTCGGCCTGGCCGCCGAGCACCCGGGCGGCCGCTGCCACCTCCGCTTCGACGACACCAACCCCACCAAGGAAACGGCCGAGTACGTCGAGTCCATCATGGCCGATGTCCGCTGGCTCGGCTTCGACTGGGGGCCGCACCTCTATCACGCCTCCGACTACTTCGACCGCCTCTACGCGTGGGCGGTGCAGCTGATCAAGGCGGGCCGGGCCTACGTGGACGACCTGAGCGCGGAGGAGATCCGCCAGTACCGCGGCACGCTCACCCGGCCGGGGACGGAGAGCCCGTACCGCACCCGGAGCGTGGAGGAGAACCTGGACCTCTTCGCGCGGATGCGGGCCGGGGAGTTCCCCGACGGCTCCCGCGTGCTGCGCGCCAGGATCGACATGGCCTCCCCGAACCTCAACCTGCGGGATCCCACCATGTACCGGATCCGCAAGGTGACGCATCAGCGCACCGGCGACCGCTGGTGCATCTACCCGATGTACGACTACGCCCACGGGGAGTCGGACTCCATCGAGGAGATCACGCACTCGATCTGCACCATGGAGTACGAGGACCACCGGCCGCTCTACGACTGGTTCCTCGACGCCCTCGGCATCTACCACCCCCAGCAGATCGAGTTCGCCCGCCTCAATCTGAGCCACACGGTGCTGAGCAAGCGCAAGCTCCTGGAGCTGGTGGAAGGCGGGCATGTCAGCGGCTGGGACGACCCGCGGATGCCGACCATCGCGGGGCTCCGCCGGCGCGGCTACACGCCTGAAGCCATCCGCGAGTTCTGCGAGCGCATCGGCGTGGCCAAGAAGGAGGCGCTGGTGGACGTGGCGCACCTCGAGCACTGCCTGCGCGAGGACCTGAACCGGCGGGCGCCGCGGGCCATGGCCGTGCTGCGCCCGCTCCGGGTGGTCATCGAGAACTACCCCGAGGGGCAGGTGGAGATGATGGAAGCCGTCAACAACCCCGAGGACGCCGCGATGGGCACTCGCCAGGTGCCGTTCTCGCGGGTGGTCTACATCGAGCAGGACGACTTCCGGGAGGAGCCGCCCCGGAAATATCACCGCCTGGCCCCAGGCGCGGAGGTGCGGCTGCGCTACGCCTATCTGGTGCGCTGCACGGGCGTGGTCAAGGACGAGCGCACGGGCCAGGTCGTGGAGCTGCGCTGCAGCTACGACCCGGCCACCCGCGGCGGCGATGCCCCCGATGGGCGCAAGGTCCGCGGGACCATCCACTGGGTGTCGGCGGCGCATGCGGTGGAGGCCGAGGTCAGGCTGTACGACCACCTCTTCCTGGTGCCCCGGCCAGGGGGAGACGACGAGGGCGGCGACTGGAAGGCCGATCTGAACCCGCATTCGCTCGAGCGCCTCACGGGCTGCCGGCTGGAGCCGGGGCTCGGGGATGCCGCCCCTGGCAGCCGCTACCAGTTCGAGCGCAGCGGCTACTTCTGCGTGGACACCAAGGAGTCTGTCCCTGGCCGGCCCGTCTGGAACCGCACGGTCTCGCTGCGCGACAGCTGGGCCAAGCTGGAGAAAGGCGACAAGGCCTGA
- a CDS encoding alpha/beta hydrolase: protein MHVAEQGRGRAVLLCHGFPESWYSWRHQLPALAAAGYRAIAPDMRGYGQTDRPGAIEAYTMLHHVGDMVGLLDALGEKTAVIVGHDWGAPVAWNAALMRPDRFPAAAVLSVPYSPRGSIRPTAALARAAGEHFMYMLYFQEPGVAEAELGRDVRATLRRVLCSASGDAPAAQRWRPVMPGTTRFLDALGNPERLPAWLTEADLDFYAAEFQRTGFSGGLSWYRAMDLSWELMAAYQHAKVMQPALFVAGERDLVIAMQRRALDRLHETVPNLRRLVLLPGCGHWTQQERPAEVNAELLSFLRGVEG from the coding sequence ATGCACGTGGCCGAGCAGGGACGCGGGCGGGCGGTGCTCCTCTGCCACGGCTTTCCGGAGTCCTGGTACTCCTGGCGGCATCAGCTGCCGGCGCTGGCGGCGGCCGGCTACCGCGCCATCGCGCCGGACATGCGGGGGTACGGGCAGACCGATCGCCCCGGAGCCATCGAGGCATACACCATGCTCCACCACGTGGGCGACATGGTGGGGCTGCTCGACGCCCTCGGCGAGAAGACGGCCGTGATCGTGGGGCACGACTGGGGGGCGCCCGTGGCCTGGAACGCCGCGCTGATGCGCCCCGACCGTTTCCCGGCCGCGGCCGTGCTCTCCGTGCCGTACTCGCCGCGGGGGTCGATCCGGCCCACGGCGGCGCTCGCGCGGGCGGCCGGGGAGCACTTCATGTACATGCTCTACTTCCAGGAGCCCGGCGTGGCCGAGGCCGAGCTCGGGCGTGACGTGCGCGCGACGCTCCGTCGCGTGCTCTGCTCGGCCTCGGGAGATGCGCCCGCCGCGCAGAGATGGCGTCCCGTCATGCCTGGCACGACGAGGTTTCTCGATGCGCTGGGGAATCCCGAACGCCTGCCGGCCTGGCTCACCGAGGCCGACCTGGACTTCTACGCGGCCGAGTTCCAGCGCACCGGCTTCAGCGGGGGGCTCAGCTGGTACCGCGCCATGGACCTCAGCTGGGAGCTGATGGCCGCCTACCAGCACGCGAAGGTCATGCAGCCCGCGCTCTTCGTGGCCGGCGAGCGGGACCTCGTGATCGCGATGCAGCGGCGCGCGCTCGATCGACTGCACGAGACGGTGCCCAACCTGCGCCGGCTCGTCCTGCTGCCCGGGTGCGGCCACTGGACGCAGCAGGAGCGCCCCGCCGAGGTCAATGCCGAGCTGCTCTCCTTTCTCCGGGGCGTGGAAGGCTGA
- a CDS encoding nicotinate phosphoribosyltransferase, producing the protein MQHLLHDCNTNVNVTPTSGGERPGADRIIVPGLPGPGTLAYPAGTVSHQDRIGDQFTRQTGDPGSSALLTDLYQLTMLHSYVLHGMTEPATFEFFARKLPPTRNFLMAAGLEQALQFLETLRFTEEELDWVARSPRFDRAFVEYLAAFRFTGEVHAMPEGTVFFPDEPILRVTAPIPQAQLVESRLINLLHFETLIASKAARSVLAAPGKLLVDFGLRRAHGAEAGLLAARACYLAGMSGSSTALAELRFGVPAFGTMAHSFVQAHDDETEAFLDFARDHPRDAVLLIDTYDTEAAAEKVVRLAPRLALEGIRIKGVRLDSGDLGEHARRVRRILDAGGLRDITIFVSSSLDERALQDLLASGAPIDGFGIGSRLDTSADAPYLDCAYKIQEYAGRLRRKRSEGKATWPGRKQVFRRHEGGLMAEDTLTLEDDPQAGEPLLRPVLSGGRRLGPPVPLADSRAHAAAQLAALPPALQSLEPAPPYPVRVAPALVAAARAVDERTS; encoded by the coding sequence ATGCAACACCTGTTGCATGACTGTAACACTAATGTCAATGTCACGCCCACAAGCGGAGGGGAACGGCCGGGAGCCGATCGCATCATCGTGCCAGGCTTGCCCGGCCCTGGGACCCTGGCCTATCCTGCGGGCACTGTGTCTCACCAGGACCGGATCGGCGACCAGTTCACCCGGCAGACGGGCGACCCAGGCTCGAGCGCGCTCCTCACCGATCTCTACCAGCTCACCATGCTCCACTCCTATGTCCTGCACGGGATGACCGAGCCGGCGACCTTCGAGTTCTTCGCGCGCAAGCTGCCGCCGACCCGCAACTTCCTCATGGCCGCCGGGCTCGAGCAGGCGCTGCAGTTCCTGGAGACGCTGCGTTTCACCGAGGAGGAGCTCGACTGGGTGGCGAGGAGCCCGCGCTTCGACCGGGCGTTCGTGGAGTACCTGGCGGCGTTCCGCTTCACCGGCGAAGTGCACGCCATGCCCGAGGGCACCGTCTTCTTCCCGGACGAGCCCATCCTGCGCGTCACGGCGCCGATCCCCCAGGCGCAGCTGGTGGAGTCGCGGCTCATCAACCTGCTCCACTTCGAGACGCTCATCGCCTCCAAGGCCGCGCGCTCGGTGCTGGCGGCCCCGGGCAAGCTGCTGGTGGACTTCGGGCTGCGGCGGGCCCATGGCGCCGAGGCCGGGCTGCTGGCGGCGCGCGCATGCTATCTCGCCGGCATGTCCGGCTCCTCCACGGCGCTGGCCGAGCTGCGCTTCGGGGTGCCGGCCTTCGGCACGATGGCCCATTCCTTCGTCCAGGCGCATGACGACGAGACGGAGGCCTTCCTCGACTTCGCGCGCGACCATCCGCGGGATGCCGTCCTCCTGATCGACACCTACGACACCGAGGCCGCCGCCGAGAAGGTCGTCCGGCTGGCCCCGCGCTTGGCGCTGGAGGGCATCCGGATCAAGGGCGTGAGGCTCGACAGCGGCGACCTGGGCGAGCACGCGCGCCGGGTACGGCGCATCCTCGACGCAGGCGGCCTCCGGGACATCACGATCTTCGTCAGCAGCAGCCTCGACGAGCGCGCGCTCCAGGATCTCCTGGCCAGCGGAGCACCCATCGACGGCTTTGGCATCGGCTCGCGGCTGGATACCTCGGCGGACGCGCCCTACCTCGACTGCGCCTACAAGATCCAGGAGTACGCCGGGCGCCTCCGGCGCAAGCGCTCCGAGGGCAAGGCCACCTGGCCCGGACGGAAGCAGGTGTTCCGGCGCCACGAGGGCGGCCTGATGGCGGAGGACACGCTCACGCTCGAGGACGATCCCCAGGCGGGCGAGCCGCTGCTGCGGCCCGTGCTGAGCGGGGGGCGGCGCCTCGGGCCTCCGGTGCCCCTGGCGGACTCACGAGCGCATGCGGCCGCGCAGCTCGCCGCCCTGCCTCCGGCGTTGCAGAGCCTCGAGCCCGCGCCGCCTTACCCCGTGCGGGTGGCCCCGGCCCTCGTCGCAGCGGCCAGGGCCGTGGACGAGCGCACCTCGTGA
- a CDS encoding chromate resistance protein has translation MPQALPGAAGWLLLMLSLPPHPSSVRVRMWRKLRALGAVALRPSAYLLPVSAEGLERFQWLAQEVQKAGGEATLLRVDRIENMPRDHVVRLFQQARDEEYRALADRYRRLARGLERGAAGRRASGHREEMMRLAREAERVRSIDFFEAPGYEEVSRLRDTLEMRLHPREARPAASGGPALDVHRGSPWVTRPRPHVDRIASAWLIKRFIDPEAEFLFAPPEQFPAGAVPFDALGAEFGHQGEDCTFETLLGRSGLPDRRLAGLAEIVHDADLRDDKFGREEARGLDLALRGLLAALPDDHAVLAHGMTIFDGLYATIAERR, from the coding sequence ATGCCACAGGCGCTGCCCGGTGCCGCCGGGTGGCTGCTCCTGATGCTGAGCCTGCCGCCTCACCCGTCGAGCGTGCGGGTGCGGATGTGGAGAAAGCTCCGCGCGCTCGGCGCAGTCGCGCTCAGGCCGTCCGCCTATCTGCTGCCCGTGTCCGCCGAGGGCCTCGAGCGCTTCCAGTGGCTCGCGCAGGAGGTCCAGAAGGCGGGCGGCGAGGCCACGCTGCTCAGGGTGGACCGGATCGAGAACATGCCCCGCGACCACGTCGTCCGGCTCTTCCAGCAGGCGCGGGACGAGGAGTACCGCGCGCTGGCTGACCGCTATCGCAGGCTCGCCCGGGGGCTCGAGCGGGGCGCCGCGGGGCGCCGCGCCTCGGGCCACCGCGAGGAGATGATGCGGCTCGCCCGGGAGGCCGAGCGCGTGCGGAGCATCGATTTCTTCGAGGCGCCGGGCTACGAGGAGGTGAGCCGCCTCCGGGACACCCTCGAGATGCGCCTCCATCCGCGGGAGGCAAGGCCGGCCGCGAGCGGCGGCCCCGCGCTCGACGTGCACCGGGGCTCCCCGTGGGTGACCCGCCCGCGCCCCCACGTGGACCGGATCGCCTCGGCGTGGCTCATCAAGCGCTTCATCGATCCGGAGGCGGAGTTCCTGTTCGCTCCGCCCGAGCAGTTCCCGGCGGGCGCCGTCCCCTTCGACGCCCTCGGGGCCGAGTTCGGCCACCAGGGGGAGGACTGCACCTTCGAGACCCTGCTCGGGCGGTCGGGCCTGCCCGACCGGCGACTGGCGGGCCTGGCCGAGATCGTCCACGACGCGGATCTCCGGGACGACAAGTTCGGCCGCGAGGAAGCCCGGGGGCTGGACCTCGCGCTGCGCGGCCTGCTGGCCGCCTTGCCGGATGACCACGCGGTGCTCGCCCACGGCATGACCATCTTCGACGGCCTGTACGCCACCATCGCGGAGAGGAGGTAG
- a CDS encoding chromate resistance protein yields the protein MKWVTRARARVDRIACPWLIQRFVDPGAEFLFVPEAEVMETARREGAIPFDVPGVELGHHGERCSFDAFLEAYRLQDPALRALALIVRGADTEAREIAREAWGLYAVASGFRLISADDHENMARQFAVYDALYAYCRERAAGDH from the coding sequence ATGAAATGGGTGACCCGCGCGCGCGCGCGCGTCGATCGGATCGCCTGCCCGTGGCTGATCCAGCGCTTCGTCGATCCCGGGGCGGAGTTCCTCTTCGTCCCGGAGGCCGAGGTGATGGAGACCGCCCGGCGCGAGGGAGCGATCCCCTTCGACGTGCCCGGAGTGGAGCTCGGGCATCACGGGGAGCGCTGCTCCTTCGACGCCTTCCTCGAGGCGTACCGGCTCCAGGACCCGGCCCTCCGTGCCCTGGCGCTCATCGTCCGCGGGGCGGACACGGAGGCCCGGGAGATCGCTCGGGAGGCCTGGGGACTCTACGCCGTGGCCAGCGGCTTCAGGCTGATCAGCGCGGACGACCACGAGAACATGGCGCGCCAGTTCGCGGTCTACGACGCCCTCTACGCCTACTGCCGCGAGCGGGCCGCCGGGGACCACTGA
- a CDS encoding sigma-54-dependent Fis family transcriptional regulator, with amino-acid sequence MPPLVLVVEDETILGDSIAIYLDRYDCSTLVARSGEEGVRLAEEASPDVAVVDVRLPGIDGLEVLRRIREASAATEVIMMTAHASVTAAVQAMKLGAFDYLTKPLDLDELRVVVDKAVAHLRMQRELSYLKARQGADGHVSGIVGESAPIRLLRKQIERIASLETPAGGAAPTVLVVGETGVGKEMVARAIHYQSPRAQGPFVEINCAAIPATLLEAELFGYERGAYTDARSAKAGLFESADGGTLFLDEIGHMDPAIQVKLLKAIEDKAVRRLGGLRQKSFNARIVAATNRDLEEAIAEGAFRADLYYRIKVLTVEVPPLRERGADIPLLARHFMRRFTAQYGLPVRDLAPDAETALLAYGWPGNVRELAHVLERAALLHGGPIVTAEQLGLAEAKRPAPVSVGAGKGVTVDFGSGGIVLDDVERELIVRALDTSGWNRTRASRLLGISKETLRYRMEKFHLSPPG; translated from the coding sequence GTGCCGCCCCTGGTGCTCGTGGTGGAGGACGAGACGATCCTGGGGGACTCCATCGCGATCTATCTCGACCGGTACGACTGTTCGACCCTCGTGGCGCGGTCAGGCGAGGAGGGCGTGCGGCTGGCCGAGGAGGCGAGCCCGGACGTCGCCGTGGTGGACGTCCGGCTCCCCGGCATCGATGGTCTCGAGGTGCTCCGTCGCATCCGGGAGGCCTCGGCCGCGACCGAGGTGATCATGATGACGGCCCACGCCTCGGTGACCGCCGCCGTGCAGGCGATGAAGCTCGGGGCCTTCGACTACCTGACGAAGCCACTGGACCTCGACGAGCTCCGCGTGGTGGTCGACAAGGCCGTGGCCCACCTGCGCATGCAGCGGGAGCTGTCCTATCTCAAGGCCCGCCAGGGGGCCGACGGCCATGTGTCGGGCATCGTGGGGGAATCCGCTCCGATCCGACTTCTGCGGAAGCAGATCGAACGGATCGCGTCCCTCGAGACACCCGCGGGCGGCGCGGCGCCGACCGTGCTGGTCGTGGGTGAAACCGGGGTCGGCAAGGAGATGGTGGCCCGAGCGATCCACTACCAGAGCCCGAGGGCCCAGGGGCCCTTCGTCGAGATCAACTGCGCCGCCATTCCGGCCACGCTCCTCGAGGCCGAGCTGTTCGGGTACGAGCGAGGCGCGTACACGGATGCGCGGAGCGCAAAGGCGGGCCTCTTCGAGTCCGCCGACGGCGGGACGCTGTTCCTGGACGAGATCGGGCACATGGATCCCGCCATCCAGGTCAAGCTCCTCAAGGCCATCGAGGACAAGGCGGTCCGGCGCCTGGGCGGGCTCCGGCAGAAGAGCTTCAACGCGCGGATCGTCGCGGCGACCAACCGCGATCTCGAGGAGGCCATCGCCGAGGGCGCGTTCCGGGCGGACCTCTACTATCGCATCAAGGTGCTGACCGTGGAGGTGCCGCCGCTGCGGGAGCGCGGCGCAGACATACCCCTCCTCGCGCGCCACTTCATGCGCCGGTTCACGGCGCAGTACGGGCTGCCCGTGAGGGACCTGGCGCCCGACGCCGAGACGGCGCTGCTCGCCTACGGGTGGCCGGGCAACGTGCGCGAGCTGGCCCACGTGCTGGAGCGGGCCGCGCTCCTCCATGGGGGGCCCATCGTCACGGCCGAGCAGCTGGGGCTCGCCGAGGCCAAGCGCCCCGCACCGGTGAGTGTCGGGGCCGGCAAGGGCGTGACCGTGGACTTCGGGTCCGGGGGCATCGTGCTCGACGACGTGGAGCGGGAGCTCATCGTGCGGGCCCTCGATACGTCGGGGTGGAACCGGACGCGGGCCTCCCGGCTGCTCGGCATCTCGAAGGAGACCCTGCGCTACCGCATGGAGAAGTTCCACCTCAGCCCGCCGGGCTGA
- the tig gene encoding trigger factor — MKVDVQELGACKRRLQVEEEPEVVRRAWEHAFSRVQKEARLPGFRKGKVPRSMIKIHFADDVKQEVARRLIPDVYRQALGETRIEPVEEPDLQEVRLEEGAPLSFAAVVEIKPTIELGTYVGLAAQHTPKPLADEEVDEVLGQLRERHAEYRAVERPADLGDLAIVDYTLTPEGMAPRAETGYGIVLGQGAVMPEIEEAVIGLGPGGSRQARVRFPDDHSNEALRGRAGEATVTVKEVKEKVLPPLDDDFARGMGPFESLEALRAELRKDLENRRARENRRALEDAVVEVLLAGHAFQVPDALVLRQVGHQIEHTRERLRQQGVDPDRLPWDYPKLLEEMRPGAERAVRRSLLLEAIAEKEGLAPGEPDVEAEVEKIARASQRPAAAVRSMMEKNGDLDTLRFSLREARTLDFLIEHARITS, encoded by the coding sequence ATGAAAGTCGACGTTCAGGAGCTGGGAGCCTGCAAGCGGCGCCTCCAGGTGGAGGAGGAGCCCGAGGTGGTGCGTCGGGCCTGGGAGCACGCCTTCAGCCGGGTGCAGAAGGAGGCCCGGCTGCCGGGTTTCCGCAAGGGCAAGGTCCCGCGCAGCATGATCAAGATCCACTTTGCCGACGACGTGAAGCAGGAAGTGGCGCGCCGGCTCATCCCCGACGTCTATCGCCAGGCGCTCGGGGAGACGCGGATCGAGCCCGTGGAGGAGCCCGATCTCCAGGAGGTGCGGCTCGAGGAGGGCGCCCCGCTGTCCTTTGCCGCCGTGGTGGAGATCAAGCCCACCATCGAGCTCGGCACCTATGTGGGCCTGGCCGCGCAGCACACGCCGAAACCCCTCGCCGACGAGGAGGTGGACGAGGTGCTCGGTCAGCTCAGGGAGCGCCACGCCGAGTACCGGGCCGTGGAGCGGCCGGCCGACCTGGGCGATCTGGCCATCGTGGACTACACGCTCACCCCCGAGGGGATGGCGCCGCGCGCCGAGACCGGGTACGGCATCGTCCTCGGCCAGGGGGCCGTGATGCCCGAGATCGAGGAGGCCGTGATCGGGCTCGGGCCGGGCGGCTCGCGCCAGGCGCGGGTGCGCTTCCCGGACGACCACAGCAACGAGGCGCTGCGGGGGCGTGCCGGGGAGGCCACCGTCACGGTGAAGGAGGTCAAGGAGAAGGTGCTCCCGCCGCTGGACGATGACTTCGCCCGGGGCATGGGGCCCTTCGAGAGCCTCGAGGCGCTGCGTGCCGAGCTCAGGAAGGACCTCGAGAACCGCCGCGCCCGCGAGAACCGCCGCGCCCTCGAGGACGCCGTGGTGGAGGTGCTCCTGGCCGGGCACGCCTTCCAGGTGCCCGACGCGCTGGTTCTCCGCCAGGTGGGCCACCAGATCGAGCACACCCGGGAGCGGCTCCGCCAGCAGGGCGTGGACCCTGACCGGCTGCCCTGGGACTACCCGAAGCTGCTGGAAGAGATGCGGCCCGGAGCCGAGCGCGCCGTCCGCCGGTCGCTCCTGCTGGAGGCCATCGCCGAGAAGGAAGGGCTCGCGCCGGGCGAGCCCGACGTGGAGGCGGAAGTCGAGAAGATCGCTCGGGCCAGCCAACGGCCGGCGGCGGCAGTGCGGAGCATGATGGAGAAGAACGGGGACCTGGACACTCTCCGCTTCTCGCTGCGCGAGGCTCGGACGCTCGACTTCCTCATCGAGCACGCCCGGATCACCTCCTGA
- the clpP gene encoding ATP-dependent Clp endopeptidase proteolytic subunit ClpP, translating to MARRRSVGLIPMVVEQTPRGERAFDIFSRLLKERIIFLPTYIEDEIGNLVIAQMLFLEAEDPDKDIHLYINSPGGSVTAGMAIYDTMQYVKPAVSTICMGQAASMGALLLAAGAKGKRFALPHARIMIHQPLGGVQGQATDIDIQAREILRMREELNRILVHHTGQSMEKVQRDTDRDFFMTAEQAKDYHIVDDVISSKPTPRPVSEAAAVSGTR from the coding sequence ATGGCAAGGAGACGGTCAGTGGGCCTGATTCCGATGGTCGTGGAGCAGACGCCCCGCGGCGAGCGGGCGTTCGACATCTTCTCCCGGCTCCTCAAGGAGCGGATCATCTTCCTTCCGACGTACATCGAGGACGAGATCGGCAACCTCGTCATCGCCCAGATGCTCTTCCTGGAGGCGGAGGATCCTGACAAGGACATTCACCTCTACATCAACTCGCCCGGCGGATCGGTGACGGCCGGCATGGCCATCTACGACACCATGCAGTATGTGAAGCCCGCGGTGTCCACCATCTGCATGGGGCAGGCGGCCTCCATGGGGGCGCTCCTGCTGGCCGCCGGCGCCAAGGGCAAGCGCTTCGCCCTGCCGCATGCGCGGATCATGATCCACCAGCCGCTGGGCGGCGTGCAGGGGCAGGCGACCGACATCGACATCCAGGCCCGGGAGATCCTCCGCATGCGCGAGGAGCTGAACCGCATCCTGGTGCACCACACGGGCCAGTCCATGGAGAAGGTCCAGCGGGACACCGACCGCGACTTCTTCATGACCGCCGAGCAGGCGAAGGACTACCACATCGTGGACGACGTGATTTCCTCCAAGCCGACCCCGCGCCCCGTCAGCGAGGCCGCGGCGGTGTCCGGCACGAGGTAG